A window of Desulfuromonas sp. genomic DNA:
CCGGCGGCAATACCCGAATCTGATCGGTATCGACTTCAACGGCGACGCCTGCCGGTATATTCTTTTTCAAATTGCCTTTCGGCCCTTGAACATTGATCTCGTTATCGGCCAGTGCCACTTTGACACCACCCGGAATTTCGATCGGCTTTTTACCAATTCGGGACATCCTCTTACTCCTTAAACGGTACGTGTCCTACTAAACAGTACAGAGAACCTCGCCACCTACTTCCGCCTCACGGGCGGCAGCGTCATTCATGACGCCTTTTGAGGTGGAAAGGATTGCGCAACCGAGACCATTCTTAACCTGTGGAATCTCGTCCTTGCCGACATAGACCCGGCAACCCGGTGTCGACACACGTTTGATCTCGTTAATAACAGGCCGACTCCCCGTATCGTACTTGAGATAGATACGGAGGGTGCCCTGCTTGTTGTCAGGGGTTACTTTAACACTCTTGACATAACCCAGCTCGGCCAGAACATTTGCAATTGCCTCATTGATATTCGAGGCCGGCATATCCAGCTTGGGGTGTTTTGCCATGCCCGCATTACGGATGCGGGTCAACATATCTGCTATCGGATCCGTCATTCCCATGGATTCGACTCCTTCTCTCCTGTTTACCAGCTCGACTTGATTACGCCGGGGATTTT
This region includes:
- a CDS encoding 30S ribosomal protein S8 → MGMTDPIADMLTRIRNAGMAKHPKLDMPASNINEAIANVLAELGYVKSVKVTPDNKQGTLRIYLKYDTGSRPVINEIKRVSTPGCRVYVGKDEIPQVKNGLGCAILSTSKGVMNDAAAREAEVGGEVLCTV